The Apibacter raozihei DNA segment CCTCATGCTTATGCCAAATTATGGAAACATCATGGAGCTAATGAACAAGCACAACGTTTACTGGAGGTTGCTAAGCAAAGGAAGGAACCCTGGTTACCCCGATATGGAGGGTTATTATCTTCAGAATTACTTTTACCTAAAGTTTTGGAAACCTTTGAAAAAGACCCTGAAATTTATAAAAACACGGTTCATTTTGTAGATGCATTAGACTGGATGAGTTGGCTTTTAACAGGTAATTTAGTATATGCCAGTGCAGATTCCGGATTTAAAAGACATTATCAGGATGGAAAATATCCGGATCCAGAATATCTAGAAAAGGTATCCCCAGGTTTTGGAAGAGTTTACATCGATAAAATGTCAGCACCCATACAACCATTGGGATCGAAAAGTGGAAATCTTACTCAGGAATGGGCTCAAAGACTCGGGCTTGAACCCGGTATATCCGTTTCCGTTGGAAATATCGATGCGCACGTAACCGCCGCAGCAATTAAAGCGGTAGAACCTGGAATTATGACTGCAATTTTGGGAACCTCTGCGTGTTATATTGTTTCCGGACCTGAATTTAAAGAAGTTCCCGGTATGCTGGGTATAACCTACGGAGGTGTTTCCGATGGCACCTGGTGTTTTGAAGCCGGTCAATCAGCTTTTGGCGATATACTTGCGTGGTATATTCAAAATTGTGTACCGGAAGAATACGCAGAATCGGCAAAAAATGAAAACTTAAATCTTCATGATTATTTAACAAAAAAAGCATCAACACAAGAAATTGGTGAGCACGGATTGTTGGCATTAGACTGGCATAACGGGAATCGTTCAATTCTTTGTGATCATAATTTATCCGGTATGGTTTTAGGGTTATCACTTACTACCCGTGCAGAGGATATTTATCGTGCTCTGATGGAATCTTGTGCTTTTGGTGCCCGTAAGATTATTGAAACAATGAAACAACACGGAGTTGTTATTAAAGAGATCGTGGCAGCAGGTGGATTGCTTAAAAATAAATGGTTGATGCAGTTAATCAGTGATGTAACCCGTATACCATTATCTATTACGGAAGCTACTATGGTAGGAGCATTGGGTTCAGCAATTTATGGTTCTGTTGCAGCGGGTTGCTATGAAACATTGCAGCAAGCCTCGGACGCTATGGGAAGCAAAATACCTAATGTTTATAAACCTCACGAAGATAGGTCGGTCCGATATGATGAGCTATATAATGAATACTTAACCCTGCATGATTATTTTGGAGAAGGAACCAATCAGGTAATGAGCAGGTTAAAGAAAATAAAAGAGAATGCAATTCAGGGAAAAGTATAAAAAAAATAAATTAAGTTAAAAGAAAAAAATAATATTTGTTGTATAATTCACTATATATAATTAATATTAAGGATAATTAAAATGTAAATTTGTATATTCAAAATAATAAAAGACGAAAAATGGCTGACATTCAAACATTAAACAGAGCAGCAGACAATATCAGAATATTAGCTGCATCAATGGTAGAAAAAGCAAAATCTGGACACCCCGGAGGTGCCATGGGTGGAGCTGATTTTATTAATGTATTGTATTCTGAATTTTTAGAATATGATCCTAAAAATCCGAAATGGGAAGAAAGGGATCGCTTTTTTATGGATCCTGGACATATGTCTCCAATGCTATATTCAACACTGGCTCTTACCGGAAAGTTTGCCATGGATGATCTTAAACAATTCCGTCAGTGGGGAAGTATCACTCCCGGACATCCGGAACTGGATGTAGAACGCGGTATCGAAAATACTTCCGGTCCTTTAGGGCAAGGGCATGCGTATGCTGTTGGAGCCGCTATTGCTGCTAAATTTCTGAAAGCCCGTTTGGGTGAGCAGATGAATCAGACAATTTATGCATTTATCTCTGATGGCGGAATTCAGGAAGAAGTTTCCCAGGGTGCAGGAAGAATTGCTGGACATTTAGGACTTGACAATTTGATTATGTTCTATGATTCAAACGGAATACAGCTTTCAACTAAAGTGAAAGATGTAGATAATGAGGATGTCGCTGCCAAATACCAAGCATGGGGTTGGAAGGTTATTTCCATTGAAGGTAATAATCCGGAACAAATTCGTAAGGCATTAACCGAAGCTAAAGCAGAAAAATCAAAACCTACATTAATTATCGGTCATACCATTATGGGTAAAGGAGCTGTAGATGCTAATGGAAATTCTTTTGAAAATAAAGTTTCAACACACGGACAACCTTTAGGGGAAGCAGGTGCATGTTTAGAAAATACAATTCAGCATTTGGGAGGAGATCCGGCCAATCCGTTTACAATTTTCCCTGAAGTTAAAGAATTATATGCTAAACGAGCAGAAGAACTTGAAAAAATTGTAGCAGTTAAAAAATCAGAGCAGGAACAATGGGCTAAATCAAACCCTGAATTGGCTGAGAAAATGAAATTCTGGTTCTCAGGTCAAACACCAGAAATTGATTGGGCGAAAATTGAGCAGAAACCTAATGCAGCAACCCGTGCAGCTTCAGCAACGGTGCTGGAAACATTGGCTCAGCAAGTTGAAAATATGGTAGTTTCATCTGCCGATTTATCAAACTCGGATAAAACTGACGGATTTTTAAAACATACGCACGCATTAACCAAAGGAGATTTTTCCGGTGCTTTTTTACAAGCAGGAGTTGCTGAATTTACAATGGCCTGTTTATGCGTGGGGATGAGTCTTCATGGTGGCGTAATTCCTGCATGTGCAACCTTCTTCGTTTTTTCTGATTATATGAAGCCAGTAGTCAGAGTTGCAGCCTTGATGGAGCAACCGGTTAAATTTATCTGGACTCACGATGCTTTCCGTGTTGGAGAAGACGGGCCTACACATGAGCCTGTAGAACAGGAAGCTCAAATCCGTTTAATGGAAAAACTTCAAAATCATAAAGGACATAATTCCATGTTAGTGCTTCGTCCAGCAGATGTTCAGGAAACTACTGTAGCCTGGAAACTTGCAATGGAAAACACTCATACACCTACCGGATTAATTTTTTCCCGTCAGAATATAAAAGATTTACCAGCTAAGCAAAACCGATATGATGAAGCATTACAGTCATCTAAAGGTGCTTATGTCGTTCAGGAAGATGCTGGTTATGATGTAATTTTATTAGCTTCCGGTTCTGAAGTGTCCACTTTGGTAGAAGGTGCTGAATTACTTAAAAATGACGGTATAAAAACAAGAATAGTATCTGTTCCTTCCGAAGGATTATTCAGAAGTCAGCCGAAAGAATATCAGGATTCTGTATTACCAAAAGACAAGAAAAAGTTTGGTTTAACTGCAGGACTTCCGGTTAATCTACAAGGTTTGGTGGGAGACAGCGGAAAAATATGGGGATTGGAATCTTTTGGATTTTCAGCACCTGCAGCTGTTTTGGATGAAAAATTAGGCTTTACTGCTGAAAATGTTTATAAGCAGGTTAAAGAATTTTTAGGCTAAATATTTTACATATATAGATCCATAATTGTGGTTATTTATGGATAAGGTAAGGAAAGAAGAATTAATAACTTTAATTCTTCTTTCTTATTTAAAATTTAAAGAATGAAATTATGGCAAAAATCAAAGCAATTTTACTTGATATGGATGGAGTGGTTACAGATACAGAATCACAATATGAAATTTTTTGGGATCAATTAAAAGATAAATACGGTCTTGTAATGGATGACTTTAAGGATAAAGTAAAAGGAAAACGACTTAAGGATATCGTTGCTCAGTTTTTTTCATTTTTATCCTCAGAGCAGCAGCAACAGGTTGCCGATGATATAAAATACTATGAATTAAATGAGATGGTTTATACTCCGATTGAAGGTGTTGTTGATTTTGTAAATTCATTAAAACAATATCCGTTTAAACTGGCATTAGTCACAGGAGCATTGAAAATAAGAGCGGAAAAAGCTATGAAAGATATTGGTCTGGATAAAAGTTTTGATATCCTTATGACGGCTGATGATGTAACGATAGGAAAACCTAATCCCGAATGTTTCCAAAAAGCTGCAGATAAACTTCATGTGTTACCTTCCGAATGTATAGTTTTTGAAGATGCATTCAATGGGATTGAATCAGCAAAATCAGCCGGTGTAAATTTAATTGTGGGTATTATGACTAATTATTCGAAAGAACAGTTGGAAGAAGTTGCTACGATTGCTATACCTGATTTTAAAAATTTGTCAGTTAATTCGTTATTTCAACTTTTAAAACTTGAAGTATAATGACTCATTTAAGTAACATTTACAATATAAACATCTGTAACTAATTTAAATTATATTTGTAAGTAAGTTAAGGATATAAAAATATCTTTAAAAAGAAAAAAATGAAAAACCATATAAAAACTATCGCATTTGATGCAGATGATACATTGTGGGTAAATGAACCTTATTTTCAGGAAGCTGAAAAGCAATTTTGTACCTTACTTGAAAATTATCTTCCTAAGCACTTAATATCGAAGGAACTTTTTAAAACCGAAATGAAAAATCTACATCTTTATGGCTATGGTGTAAAAGGCTTTGTTTTATGTATGATTGAGACGGCAAATAGAATTTCAAATCAATCTGTTTCATCAGATATTATTGATAAAATACTATTTATAGGAAAGGAACTTCTGCAAAAGCCTATAAAATTATTACCTGGTGTAAACAAGATTTTAGAGAAGTTAAATGGGAAATACCGATTAATAGTTGCTACCAAAGGAGATTTGTTAGATCAGGAAAGGAAACTTAAAAAATCAGGATTGGAAATCTATTTTCACCACATCGAAATAATGAGCGATAAAAAAGTCCATGATTATCAGAAGTTATTGAAACATCTGGATTGTAAACCCGAAAACTTTCTAATGTTAGGTAATTCTATTAAATCGGATATTTTACCTGTATTAGAGTTGGGCGGTTATGGTGGATACATTCCATACCATGTGACCTGGGTACATGAGCAACAAGAGATCAATCTGCAAAATGATAATTTTATAAAATTAAAAAGTATTGACAATATTTTGAATTACTTGTAGAAATGAAGACATTAATTGATATGGAACAATGGGATAGAAAAGAACATTTTCTTTTTTTTTCTCAATTTGAAGAACCGTTTTTTGGAGTTACAGTCACTATTGATTGTACGCAAGCGTATAGAATGGCAAAGGACAATGATAATTCGTTTTTTCTCAGTTATTTATTCAGAGCATTAAAAGCAGCTAATAGTATAGAAAATTTTAGATACCGTATCATAGACAAACAAATATATTTATTTGATAGCATAAGTGCTTCACCAACCATTAACCGTCCTAATGGTACTTTTGGATTTGCTTATATAAATTATTTCCGGGATGAAAATATTTTTTATGCTGAGGCTTTAAAAGAGATTCAAAGAGTACAGCAGTCAAATGATTTAATGCCTGCAGTATCTGGAGAAAGTGTGATTCATTTTTCAGCTATTCCCTGGATTGATTTTACAGCTTTCTCGCATGCACGAAGTTTTACTTACCCCGACAGCTCACCCAAAATTACATTTGGTAAAGTAACAGAAAAGGAAGGGATAAAAACCATGCCTGTATCTATTCACGTACATCACGGACTTATGGATGGTTATCATGTAGGATTGTTTACAGATAAATTTCAGAAACTCATGAATGAAGAATAAACTTGTTGAAAACAGTATAATTTAAAGAATTTAAATTCAGTTATAACTACAGGCAATAAAGATGTTCAATTGTTTTTGAGAAGTATAAAATTTGTACATTTGTTGTAAGCTGATTACTTAGAGAAATAGATATGCGAAATCAGAATTGCTGGTTTAAACACTACCTTATAAAAATTGATTATACGTGGTAAAGCCAGTTTTTTTACCCAATGGCTTTTTCCTTAAATATTAAATTTAAAATTTTAAAAAACATTATAATTATGGCAATAAAAGCAGTCCTGTTTGATATGGATGGTGTGGTTACAGATACAGAAACGCAATACGATACTTTTTTTCATTCGTTTATTCCTAAATATAATTTACCTTCTGATTTTATGAGTAAAATCAAAGGAGTTCGATGGCCGGATATTGTTTCGAATTACTTTTCACATATGTCAGAAAAAGAAATTACTGATCTAGCGACTATAGTATCGGATTTTGAAAAAAACGATTTAGAATATAGACCTATTCCAGGAATTCATGATTTCATAAAGGAATTGAAGGCTGAGGGATTTAAAATAGCACTTGTAACAAGTTCCATGAAGTTCAAAGCAAATATAGCTTTGGAAAAATTGGGTTTAAAAAATACATTTGATGCAGAAGTAACAGGGGATGATATACAAAAAGGAAAACCTGCACCCGATTGTTACTTGCTGGCTGCTGAATTGGTTGGCTGTAAACCCGATGAATGTGTTGTTTTTGAAGATTCTTTTGCGGGTATAGAAGCAGGTAAAAAAGCGGGAATGAAAGTGATAGCGCTATCTACGACAAATTCGGAAGAAAGCTTACAATCTCATACGGAAAAGATTATTCCGGATTTTGAAAATTTTCATTCTAACCAATTATAAAAAAAGTTTCAGCGTATACGCTGAAACTTTTTTTTTATGAATTATATTAGCACTTATTTACATAAAGATTTTAAAATTTTAGCTATTAGGCTGTTAGGATGGGAAAGCTCAAATTCTTCAATAGCATTTATGTTATTTTTAATCCGGTTATTAAGTAATCGGCTAATGATTGGATTTAAATTGCTGTATACATTAAGGATTCCGGGAATAATCGTACGTTTTATATGTTTATCTGAAAATAACAATACCAGAATTTTAGCATTTTGACTCTTAAAATTATTTATTTTAAGTACCTCAGTGATTAAGTTAAATTCATCTTTAGGGAGACTATTAAAAAAAGTTGATAGTAATTCATCTATTTCTCTGGATAAAATAAAATTTTTATTTTGTGTTTCTGAATAAAGGGTATTTACGATAGAAGTATTAGAGTTTAGTGTATTTTCTTTCATAAGAATATCAATATTTAATTTATATTTCAAACACAAATTAAAAACTGTATTTAAAATTAAAAGTATTTGAGTTTGAACTTTTATTTCCTTTAAATCTTTAAGTATTTTCCATATTTCATGACCATAATCTGATAATTGACTGTATTTTGCTAAGGATACCCTCATAGAATCCGTATAAGAGTTATATAAAGTGTATTTTTCTAAAGTTTCACGTATCAGTATAATTTCTTTTTTTAAATGAATATGAGAATAAATATTCGTATTATTATCTTTTACAAAATCAGAAATTAGATGATCTTTTTTAAAACGAAGAACTGCAATCTTTTCATCATACATACTTTTGTACATATTTTCCATATGATTTAATAAAACATCAGTATATCCTTCAATAATTATTCCTGAATTAATTAATCTTATTATCTCAGTAATCTCATTCTTAAGCTTGTAAAAATCATTTATCCAAAGATAATTCGTATCAATGCATATTTTAAGTTTATAGCAGTCACCGGTGTTTTGAATTTCTTCCG contains these protein-coding regions:
- a CDS encoding HAD family hydrolase codes for the protein MKNHIKTIAFDADDTLWVNEPYFQEAEKQFCTLLENYLPKHLISKELFKTEMKNLHLYGYGVKGFVLCMIETANRISNQSVSSDIIDKILFIGKELLQKPIKLLPGVNKILEKLNGKYRLIVATKGDLLDQERKLKKSGLEIYFHHIEIMSDKKVHDYQKLLKHLDCKPENFLMLGNSIKSDILPVLELGGYGGYIPYHVTWVHEQQEINLQNDNFIKLKSIDNILNYL
- a CDS encoding transketolase family protein; this translates as MADIQTLNRAADNIRILAASMVEKAKSGHPGGAMGGADFINVLYSEFLEYDPKNPKWEERDRFFMDPGHMSPMLYSTLALTGKFAMDDLKQFRQWGSITPGHPELDVERGIENTSGPLGQGHAYAVGAAIAAKFLKARLGEQMNQTIYAFISDGGIQEEVSQGAGRIAGHLGLDNLIMFYDSNGIQLSTKVKDVDNEDVAAKYQAWGWKVISIEGNNPEQIRKALTEAKAEKSKPTLIIGHTIMGKGAVDANGNSFENKVSTHGQPLGEAGACLENTIQHLGGDPANPFTIFPEVKELYAKRAEELEKIVAVKKSEQEQWAKSNPELAEKMKFWFSGQTPEIDWAKIEQKPNAATRAASATVLETLAQQVENMVVSSADLSNSDKTDGFLKHTHALTKGDFSGAFLQAGVAEFTMACLCVGMSLHGGVIPACATFFVFSDYMKPVVRVAALMEQPVKFIWTHDAFRVGEDGPTHEPVEQEAQIRLMEKLQNHKGHNSMLVLRPADVQETTVAWKLAMENTHTPTGLIFSRQNIKDLPAKQNRYDEALQSSKGAYVVQEDAGYDVILLASGSEVSTLVEGAELLKNDGIKTRIVSVPSEGLFRSQPKEYQDSVLPKDKKKFGLTAGLPVNLQGLVGDSGKIWGLESFGFSAPAAVLDEKLGFTAENVYKQVKEFLG
- a CDS encoding HAD family hydrolase produces the protein MAKIKAILLDMDGVVTDTESQYEIFWDQLKDKYGLVMDDFKDKVKGKRLKDIVAQFFSFLSSEQQQQVADDIKYYELNEMVYTPIEGVVDFVNSLKQYPFKLALVTGALKIRAEKAMKDIGLDKSFDILMTADDVTIGKPNPECFQKAADKLHVLPSECIVFEDAFNGIESAKSAGVNLIVGIMTNYSKEQLEEVATIAIPDFKNLSVNSLFQLLKLEV
- a CDS encoding chloramphenicol acetyltransferase, whose amino-acid sequence is MKTLIDMEQWDRKEHFLFFSQFEEPFFGVTVTIDCTQAYRMAKDNDNSFFLSYLFRALKAANSIENFRYRIIDKQIYLFDSISASPTINRPNGTFGFAYINYFRDENIFYAEALKEIQRVQQSNDLMPAVSGESVIHFSAIPWIDFTAFSHARSFTYPDSSPKITFGKVTEKEGIKTMPVSIHVHHGLMDGYHVGLFTDKFQKLMNEE
- a CDS encoding ribulokinase, coding for MSDQYILGVDFGTLSVRSTVVRVSDGFEKGTAAVRYKHGVMDTHLTVSKNELLPPDFALQVPSDYLESFQKSAQEAILNSGVVVRHIIGIGIDFTSATVLATDDQGKPLCEYPEFSDRPHAYAKLWKHHGANEQAQRLLEVAKQRKEPWLPRYGGLLSSELLLPKVLETFEKDPEIYKNTVHFVDALDWMSWLLTGNLVYASADSGFKRHYQDGKYPDPEYLEKVSPGFGRVYIDKMSAPIQPLGSKSGNLTQEWAQRLGLEPGISVSVGNIDAHVTAAAIKAVEPGIMTAILGTSACYIVSGPEFKEVPGMLGITYGGVSDGTWCFEAGQSAFGDILAWYIQNCVPEEYAESAKNENLNLHDYLTKKASTQEIGEHGLLALDWHNGNRSILCDHNLSGMVLGLSLTTRAEDIYRALMESCAFGARKIIETMKQHGVVIKEIVAAGGLLKNKWLMQLISDVTRIPLSITEATMVGALGSAIYGSVAAGCYETLQQASDAMGSKIPNVYKPHEDRSVRYDELYNEYLTLHDYFGEGTNQVMSRLKKIKENAIQGKV
- a CDS encoding HAD family hydrolase, translating into MAIKAVLFDMDGVVTDTETQYDTFFHSFIPKYNLPSDFMSKIKGVRWPDIVSNYFSHMSEKEITDLATIVSDFEKNDLEYRPIPGIHDFIKELKAEGFKIALVTSSMKFKANIALEKLGLKNTFDAEVTGDDIQKGKPAPDCYLLAAELVGCKPDECVVFEDSFAGIEAGKKAGMKVIALSTTNSEESLQSHTEKIIPDFENFHSNQL